TCCCAGCTGAGTAAGTGTGGGCACTCCTCTGGCCCCAGATCCTCACCAGTGAGCAAATAGGCAGAATTACCTGCCTGACAGGGTTCTTGTAAACGTGCAAAGAAAGAGGGCGAGGAACGCGCCGGCACATAGGAAGAGCTCTATAAAAACCTTTGTTATGATTTCCTCACGCGCTGTTCCTCGCACACCTTTAGTCCCCCCGAGCAATCTCCATCCTTTAAATCACGCCTGAGCTCTGGGCTTCCCTACCTCCCTTGTCTGGGGGACGTTAAGTAGCAGTTCTGTTCCGCACAGAACCCTGGGCTTGGAAGGCCACTCCTCCAACGACTCCACGTCGCTTCCTCCTCTCTTCACTGGGGTCTCGGACCCTCTTTTGCTCTCTAATAGGCCCCGTCCCTTGACCTAGAGGACTCGGTACTGGAGAGCTACGCACTCACCCCCTTGCGCTGATTGCTGAGGCAGAAGGTGCAGATGGAGCGCGGCTGACGACCGCCGTCGGGGGTGGCGGGGACCGCGCTCTTGGCACTGCCAGCTGCACGGAAGCACGGCTGCCCGTCGTCGGCCGCGTCGCCCAGAAGTAGCACGTTGGCCAGGTGCGCGATGTAGCTGGACGCCAGGCGCAGCGTCTCGATCTTGGACAGCTTGCGGTCCACCGGCTCGGTGGGGATGAGCGTGCGCAGCGCCGTGAAGGCCGTGTTCACGCTCTGTGTGCGGTCCCGCTCCCGCGCGTTGGCCGCCTGTCGTTGTCGCACCACCACCACCGGGCCCGCACTGCCGCTCGCCCGTCGCCCGCCCCCGGGGCCGGGACCGCGCCGCGCCGCCTCCAGGCCCTCGCAGCAGCCGAACGACTGGTCAGAGGCGTCGCTCTCGCTGCGGTTCTCTTCGTCCTCGCTCAGCAGCCGCACGTCCGGGTACAGCACGTGCGCGCCGACGGGGCGCAGCAGCGCGAACGCCATGGGCGCCGGGCCGCGTCCCTCCGTGCGCTGCGTCCCAGCGTTGGCCGCGCCCCGCCGTGCGCTCCCGCGCGCTCCCACGGCCCCGCCGGCCGCCGCCTTATAGCCGAGGGAGGGGCCAGTCCCGAAGCCGCCCCGGTCGGGGCGGGGGGCTCCGCCCTGGCCAATGGGGAGGCGCCCGCCGCGCCTCGGCCAATGGCGACTCGCCCGCCGCCCCCGTTCCTTAGGTTGAAAGCGGCCCGCGAGCTGGTGGCCCTCCCCGAAGGCTCCGGGTTCCCGCGGGTCAGCGGGGCAAACACCGGGAGTCGcggtgggtggggtgggctgtGCCCAGATCCGGACTCCTTTTCCTCAGCCGTACCACAggtcctttctcctctcttggcTTCGGGTTACGGAGAAACTAGCTCGGGTTTTTCGGCCCTCAAATTCTAATACTGTGGTTTTGTACCTTTCGTGTGTGGAAGAATTAGGAGAGGAGGCCTTCTGACATGATAAATTCCCGATTCTCCCCAtcctgattcagcaggtctggaatggggcccaggaacctgcatttgTACAAGGCGGCGGTGTCCATGGAGACCAGTTGGAGAAACACTATAATCTTTCCAAATATGGACTTGACGGTGTCACATCTCTGAcgacaaacttaaaaaaaaaaaaggcaaaaccaaaacaaaccccaCAAACACTAGTAGtgccactcattcatttattcattcaacaaatatttactgggtcCCTGCTATGTAAGGCATGGTTTTAGGTGAGGATAGAGACGTAAACAAAACAAACTCTGCCTTCACAGAGTTGACATTTTGGTTGAGGCCCTACCACCGAAATGGTCGTTCCAGACACTGCTGAGTGCTTTCCTGTTCAGTACTGCTATTGTGGGGGAGTACCCCTGATTAGGGATAAGAGAGCTCTGGCCTTAGAGTGAGAGCCCTGGCTCCAGCCTGTTTGGCTTCACTGTCACCCCGTCCTGTCTCCACTGCAGTAAAATGCAAGTTTCTCTCCCTTACTCCCCACAATTCCATCCTGGAGCGCTGCAGCCTCCCTGGCTCCAAATCCACGCCCTCCCCTTTCCTCAGCTTGAAATGCCAACCCcgcccccaaacacacacacacacacacacacacacacacacacacacacacacacacacactgagaggGGTGGGGAGACTATCCTCCCTCAttgccctccttccttctggaaaCCTTAGATTGGTTCAGCCTGACATCCGACATACCCTCTTCCTCAGAGGCCCCTGGGAAGAAGTCCTGAGCTGATTATAGCTGCTGGGGTCCCTGTGTTGCTCATGCTCCCTTCCCAGATTCATCCTGGGGACTGGCCAAGCCTGTATTCGCTTGGTCTTGAAAAGAACTTTCTCTTGAGCCCAAATGGCAGCCCGTGTGGCAGAGAGAGCACAGGGAGCGAAGTCGGAAGGTTTCTAGGTACGTTTCAGCTCCATCTTCCTTCCTGGTGTCAGTTTCCTTGACGATGCCTTCCAGCTCTGCCAGGCTGTGCTTTCCTGGCTTCCCTGACCAAGGCCAGAATAGGGGCAAGGCCGGGAGCTGGAGGGTTTCCCTTGGCTTTGGGGAGAGTGGTCCCTGAAGTCTTCAGGCCCTAGGGCTGGCTCGAGGGTCTGTTCCCACACCTGGCTCTCTCCCTCTTATTTGACCGTGACCTCAGCCAGGCTGAgctttggggaggaggagaaggagtcTGCGCGGGCCCCCTCCCTGCAGAGCTAGCCCCACACacagccccaggccaggctgctgcTTCCTGAGCCGATGAATTATTACCGGGAGATTTCCTTCCCTGTCTGCGCCTCCTCACAGGGGCTCCCGCTCCCTTCACTTTcgcttccccacccacccccctttCTCCCCCTCTCTTCTGCTCTCGACCCTCAGGCAGCTTGAAATTCCTCTGTCCAGCCCCCTCCCATTCCAGCCCGACCTGGAGGAGCCAAATAGGGCGTGAACTGGGCccggaaggtggggagggggctccctCCCAAGGCGCGTTCATTCATTCGCTCGAGCTCTTAGGGCAGGTCTTGACACAGGGGACCCTGGGagtaaaataaaaccatgaaTGAGACTCAGGGCCTTCTGCAGCCCAGAGGGGAAGgcgagctgtaaacaaagaaatcCTGGACAATGTGGTAGGAGCAAGCCAGGGCCTGGCATCAGAGAGACGTGGTTCCGGCCCCAGGTTAGCTGTCTCCTGTCTATTGGAGTCTCAGCTTCCGGCTCTGAATATAGGCCGGTGATAATAGTACTTATTTCTAGAATTGATGTTGATTCCGTGAGTTTATGCCAATATAGCCAGGGCCTGGTGCACAGAGCGCTCAATACCTGAGAGGCATTGGGGTTTGTGGTGTCAGGGGCTGGCCCCAGCTGAGGGGCACCCTGCCTAGGAAGGGGCTCAGCCGCTTGGACTCTCCTAGGTCTTGtccctgggagtggggagggggctcctgCCTCATGCTCAGCCTACCCACACAAGAGCCTCAGCTCCTCCCATCCTCTGTTCCTCATCCTTGCTCTCCCTGGAGCCCCTCTCTGCCTAGAACCCACTGTCCCCAGATATCCACATAGCGaattccctcacttccttcccaTCTTCCCTAAAATCTCATCTCCTCAGggaggtcttccctgaccactgGGACTGAAATAGCAATGGCCCCTTCTACCCCAGCAcccttctgtctctccctctcccccgtCCCCTGCTTTACTTCTTTCCACAGTATTTATCATTGTGTTcactctttcatttattcatttacctacAAATGTtaattgagtacctactatgtgcgaGGCATGGTTCTGGGTACTGGGAATAAAGCAGTGAACATAGTACATATTTATTTGTCTGCTGACTGTCTGTCTctactagaatataagcttcacGGGGCAAGGACTTTGTATTTTGTTCATTGCACTTCCACTTCATcacaaccttatgaggtaggcattgttattcccatttcacagatgaagaaactgagattccaAGAGGGGAAAGTGACTTGCCTAAAGATGCACAGCTCAGCTCATTTTCCCCAGGCATGCAGCCTCTCAGGCAGCCCAGAGGGGTATAAGGGCTGAGTAGGAGTCCCAGGTAAGAGGAGGAGGGTCTTACAGGCTGAGAGAGCAGCAGCTGGCCCCTGCCTTCCTGACCAGCACATCCTGGCCTTCAGTCCCACTGAAACACTTAGTTCCCCCGAGGCACCAGCTTTGTCCACTCTTTCCACCCCTCCTGGGGTGCCCATCCCTTCAGATCTGACCAGACAACCCCACTCCTCCACCAGAGTTCAGTGTAGCTTCTCGGCAAAGCTGcccgttaaaaaaaaatttttttttttaatggaggtactggggattcaatccaggacctcgtgcatactaagcatgcactctaccactgagctatacccatcccacTCAGTGGAGCTGCTttgtctctcctccccctccttggTGCAAGACTTGTGTTGATACACAATGTTCTGACTTCTCTCCCTGATTCTCCACTCCCATGTCCCTCCTCGCACAGGGCACCCACtctaacatattttttaaagacaatttttaagagcaattttaggtttacaacaaaatcaAGAAGTATAGAGATTTCTCCTATACCCCTTGTCCCCACATATGAATAGCCTCCCTGTTATGAACACCTCCCACCGGAGTGGTACATGTGTTACAGCTGATGACCTACGCTGACACACCATTATCCCCAGCGTCTGTAGTTTACCTTAGGCTCACTGTTGGTgagttgtacattctatgggtttagacaaatgtgTATTGACGTATATCCATCAATATAGTATCATACAGGatattttcactgctctaaaattCCTCTGTGTTCTACCTGTTCATCGAACACCCTCCACCCTCATCcctgcaaccactgatctttttcttgtctccatagtttttgccttttccagaataccATATTGTTGGAATAaaacagtatgtagccttttcagactgacgtctttcacttagcaatatatatttaagtttcctccttatctttttatggcttgaaagctcatttctttttagtgctgaataatattccattgtctatatgtaccaaaatttatttatccatttacctactgaaggatatcttggttgcttccaggttttgcaattctgaataaggctgctataaacataaaaaatgtgcaggtttttgtgtgaacccAAGTCTTCAAATCTTTTGGATAAATAGCAAAGAGTGcagttgctggattgtatggtaagagcatgtttagttttataagaaatcaccaaactgtcttccacagtggttgtaccatttcacattcccaccagcaatggatgagaGTTCCTATGGTTCCACGTTCTCATCAGCATTTGatgtgttgtcagtgttccagattttgggcATTCTCATAGGTGTGTAGTGGtctcgttgttttaatttgcatttccctggtgacttgTGATGCGGAACATCTATTCATATgctcatttgccatctgtgtgtACTTTCTTCAGTGAGGTGTCttttaaggtctttggcccattttttaataggGTTGTTTTCTCATTGTTAAGCTTTAAgagttcttcatgtattttgggtaACAGTCCTTCATCAGATGTGTCTTCTGCAAATGttctctcccagtctgtggcttgtcttctcatttccttgacattgtcttttgcagagcagaagtttataattttaataaagtctaaTTTCTCAATTATTTCTCTCATGGATCATGTCTTTGGTGGTGTTTCTAGAAAGTCATTACCATACCCAATGTCATCGAGGTTTTCTTCTATGTTG
Above is a window of Camelus dromedarius isolate mCamDro1 chromosome 18, mCamDro1.pat, whole genome shotgun sequence DNA encoding:
- the TCF15 gene encoding transcription factor 15, whose translation is MAFALLRPVGAHVLYPDVRLLSEDEENRSESDASDQSFGCCEGLEAARRGPGPGGGRRASGSAGPVVVVRQRQAANARERDRTQSVNTAFTALRTLIPTEPVDRKLSKIETLRLASSYIAHLANVLLLGDAADDGQPCFRAAGSAKSAVPATPDGGRQPRSICTFCLSNQRKGGSRRDLGGSCLKVRGVAPLRVPRR